In the genome of Neisseria lactamica, the window CGGCATAAGGTGCTGTAATCGGGGATGCCCAGTTCGTCGAAACGGCAAAACAGGTTGAAGTCGATGCGGGTGATGAGGCTGTGTTCGAGTTCGGGATCGGAGAGGCTGTGCCATTGTCCGAGCAGGACGGCTTTGAACATGGATAGCAGTGGATAGGCGGGGAGGCCGCGGTGGTCTCGAAGGTAACGGGTTCTTTGACGGTTCAGGTACTGCTTGATCGGTTGCCAATCAATCACCTGATCCAACTTCAATAGTGGGAAGCGGTCAATGTGCTTGGCAATCATGGCTTGTGCGGTTTGCCGGAAGAAGGTGTTCATGGAAAATCCCCTAAATGTCTGGGTGGGAATTTAGGGGATTTTGGGGAATTTTGCAAAGGTCTCAGGCTGCTGATACGCGCCTTGTTGGACAAGGAAACCCTGAAATAGACAGATGCCGTCTGAAGGCTTCAGACGGCATTTTTACATCAGCACAATATCGTATTGTTCCTGTGTGTAAGCGGTTTCGACCGCCAGCGAAATCGGTTTGCCGATGAAATCTATCAGCATTGCCAAGGATTGCGATTCTTCGTCCAAAAACAAATCGATAACGTTGGGGGCGGCGAGGATGCGGAAACTTTCGGCATCGTAACGGCGCGCTTCGCGGACGATTTCGCGCTGGATTTCGTAGCACACGGTTTGCGGCGTTTTCAGACGGCCTCTGCCTTGGCAGGAAGGGCAGGGTTCGCAGAGGACTTGGTTTAAGTTTTCGCGCGAACGTTTGCGCGTCAGCTCGACCAGCCCCAAATGGGTAAAGCCGTGCAGGGTGATGCGCGTGCGGTCGAAGGCGAGGGCTTTGGCAAGCTCCTGCAACACGGCTTCGCGGTGGCTTTCCTGCGCCATATCGATGAAGTCGATGATGATGATGCCGCCGAGGTTACGCAGCCTCAATTCGCGGGCGATGGTGTGGCAGGCTTCAAGGTTGGTGCGGAAGATGGTTTCATCGAAATTGCGTGCGCCGACGAAGCCGCCGGTATTTACATCTATCGTGGTCATCGCTTCGGTGGACTCGATAATCAGGTAGCTGCCGAAGTTGAGGTTGACGCGCGGTTGCAGGGCGCGGCTGATTTCCTGTTCGACGTTGTGGGTTTCAAACAGCGGGCGTTCGCCCTTGAACAATTCTATCCTGCCCAATGCGCCGTGGACGTATTGTTCGGCAAAACGCGTCATCCGTCCGTGGTTTACGGTGGAATCGACGAGGATTTTCTGCGTGTCGCAGCCGACCATATCGCGCAACACGCGCAGGCTTAAAGGCAAATCCTGATAAAGCAGGGTTTCGGGCGGTTGGATTTTTGCCTGTTCTTGGATGTGTTCCCACACTTTGGTCAGGTAGTCGATGTCGGACTGGAGCTGTTCGTCGGTGGCGTTTTCGGCGTTGGTGCGGATGATGTAGCCCCGGCAGGCGTTTTCCGGCAGGAGCTTGTTGAGGCGTTCGCGCAGGCTGCTGCGTTCGGCATCGTCCTCGATGCGCTGGGATACGCCGATGTGGTCTTCCTGCGGAAGGTGGACGAGGAAACGCCCCGCCAGCGAGATTTGGGTGGAAAGCCGCGCGCCTTTGGTGTTGATGGGGTCTTTGATGACCTGCACCAAAACCGACTGCCCTTCAAACAGCATATGTTCGATGCGCTGGGTTTCTTCGGGGTTACGGCGTTGCTCGAGGACATCGACGATGTGTAAAAACGCCGCGCGTTCCAAACCAATGTCGATGAACGCGCTCTGCATTCCGGGCAATACGCGGCGCACCACGCCCAAATAGATATTGCCGACCAGGCTGTGCCCGCTGTTGCGCTCGATGTGCAGCTCGCAGATATTGTTTTCCTCCAACACCGCCACACGCGTTTCCTGCGGCGTGATGTTGACCAATATCGTTTCGGGCGGGCGCGCGATGTCTTTGGGGATGGGGAGTCCTGACAACATGGTTTTTCCTGAAAATGTAATAAAAATATTTTTGCACCCGTTCCGCCGCGCAGCGCGGGTGCAAAAATATTTTTCACAATGCCTATCATACTTTAAAAAAGAAAGTTTGACACATTCCGCACTTGCCGTCTGAATGTGCATCTGTTCCGCACTTGCCAAACGGAGCGATTGCCCCTATATTGATTATCATTGCAAAACTTTCGGAAACCCAATATGCAGACCGTTACCATGTACACAGGTCCGTTTTGTCCCTACTGCACGATGGCGAAAAGGCTGCTGCACGCGGCAGGTGTCGGACATATCGACGAAATCCGTGTCGATGCAAGCCCCGAAGCCTTTGCCGAAATGCAGCAGCTTTCGGGACAGCGCAGCGTGCCGCAGATTTTCATCGGCGAAACGCACGTCGGCGGATTTACCGACCTCTACCGCCTCCAGCAGGAAGGCGGTTTGGACGGACTGCTGAACCCTTAACCCCCAACTAGGAAAACACAATGAGCGAAGAACTGCAACCCGTATTCAGCATCGAGCGACTGTATGTCAAAGACTTGTCTTTGGAAGTGCCGCACGCGCCGCAAATCTTTTTGGAACAGGGCGAGCCCGAAGTGGATATGCGCGTTTCCACCGGCAGCCAAAAGCTGGAAGACGGTTACTACAACGTGGACGTTACCGTTACCGTTACCGCCAAATTGGATAACGAGCGCACGATGTTTTTGAACGAAGTAACCCAAAGCGGTATTTTCCGTCTGGAAAACATCCCCGAAGAAGATGCCGACCTGCTGCTCGGCGTGGCGTGTCCGAACATCCTCTTCCCTTACGCGCGCGAAGCGGTTTCCGGTACGGTAACGCGCGCCGGCTTCCCGCCCGTCCTGCTTGCGCCGATTAATTTTGAGGCGATTTACCAACAACAGCAGGAAGCCGAAGCCGCCGGGGCTTGATTCCTGCCTGCCGATGCCGTCTGAATCCGTTTCAGACGGCATTTTTGTTTTCGGATAAAATAGGCGCGTCCAAAGGAATCCGCCTATGATGTCGCCCGAAACCCAGAAACAGCTCAAAATCACCGATGTTTCCGCCAAGAAGCTCGACAAACTCAACCTCCATACCGCGTGGGATTTGGTTTTGCATCTGCCGCTGCGTTACGAGGACGAGACGCACATTATGCCGATTAAGGACGCGCCGATCGGCGTGCCGTGTCAGGTTGAGGGTGAGGTTATCCATCAGGAAGTAACGTTCAAACCGCGCAAGCAGCTGATTGTCCAAATTGCCGACGGCTCAGGCAGCGTCCTTTTTCTGCGCTTCATCCACTTTTACGCCGGCCATCAGAAACAGATGGCGGTCGGTAAACGCATCCGCGCCGTGGGAGAAATCAAACACGGGTTTTACGGCGATGAGATGATTCATCCCAAAATCCGTGATGCCGAGAGCAGTGGTTTGGCGGAAAGCCTCACGCCGATTTATCCGACCGTAAACGGTTTGAACCAGCCCACTTTGCGCCGCATCATTCAGACGGCGTTGGACGTTACGCCGCTGCACGACACGCTGCCCGATGCCCTGCTATGCCGTCTGGAGCTGCCGCACCTTGCCGAAAGCCTGCGTCTTCTGCACGCGCCGCCGCCGAGTTTCACGATTCATCAGCTTTCAGACGGCGCGCTGCCGGCGTGGCAGCGGCTCAAATTCGACGAACTTTTGGCGCAACAGCTTTCTATGCGCTTGGCACGGCAGAAGCGCATCGGCGGCTCGGCGGCGGCATTGCGCGGCAATGGCGTATTGACCCAAGCCCTGCGCCGCGCCCTGCCGTTTGCCCTGACCGATGCACAAGAAAACGTGTTGGCGGAAGTTCAAACCGATATGGCGCAAACGCACCCGATGCACCGCCTGCTGCAAGGCGATGTCGGCAGTGGCAAAACCATAGTCGCCGCCTTGTCTGCTTTGACGGCTATTGAATCTGGCGCACAGGTTGCCGTGATGGCCCCCACTGAAATCCTTGCCGAACAACATTTTATTAAATTTAAACAATGGCTCGAACCTTTGGGTATTGAGGTTGTCCGCCTTTTTGGCAGTTTGCGTAAAAAAGCTAAAGACGAAGCCAAAGCCAAACTCGCCGACGGCAGCGTCAAAATCGCCGTCGGCACGCACGCCCTGTTTTCAGACGGCGTGGCGTTTCACAATTTGGGCCTGACCATCGTGGACGAACAGCACCGTTTCGGCGTTGCCCAACGCCTCGCCCTCAAAAACAAAGGGCGCGAAGTCCACCAGCTGATGATGTCCGCCACGCCCATCCCGCGCACGCTTGCGATGAGTTTTTTCGCCGATTTGGACGTGTCCGTCATCGACGAATTGCCGCCCGGGCGCACACCGATTAAAACCCGCCTCGTCAACAACGTCCGCCGCGCCGAAGTCGAAGGCTTCGTCCTCAATACTTGCCGCAAAGGGCGGCAGGCGTATTGGGTTTGTCCGCTGATTGAAGAAAGCGAAACCCTGCAATTGCAAACCGCCGCCGAAACCCTCGCCCGGCTTCAGACGGCATTGCCCGAACTCAATATCGGACTGGTACACGGGCGCATGAAGGCCGCCGAAAAGGCCGAAGTGATGGCGCGGTTTTCTTCGGGGGAACTGAATGTCTTAGTCGCCACCACCGTCATCGAAGTCGGCGTAGATGTGCCCAACGCCGCCCTGATGGTCATCGAACACGCCGAGCGCATGGGCTTGGCGCAGCTGCACCAATTACGCGGGCGGGTAGGGCGCGGCGCGGCAGAAAGCGTGTGCGTCCTCTTATTTGCCGAATCCTTGGGCGAACTCGCCAAAGCGCGGTTGAAAGTGATTTACGAACACACCGACGGCTTTGAAATCGCCCGCCAAGACCTCAACATCCGCGGCCCCGGCGAATTTCTCGGCGCGCGCCAAAGCGGCGTGCCTATGCTGCGCTTCGCCAAGCTTGAAGAAGACTTACACCTTTTGGAACAAGCGCGCGAAACTGCCCCGATGCTGATTGAACAAAACCCCGAAATCGTCGAAGCGCATTTGGCAAGATGGCTTTCCGGCAGGGAAAGGTATTTGGGCGTGTGAGCGAAATGCCGCCGGAAATATTGGAAAAAAGTGCAACGGAATCTGATTTTCGCTATTTTTGACACATTTTCATCATTTCAAATCCCGTTATTGCCAAGTGGGCGGAAACCGGCAATGAGAAGCCGC includes:
- the rng gene encoding ribonuclease G, encoding MLSGLPIPKDIARPPETILVNITPQETRVAVLEENNICELHIERNSGHSLVGNIYLGVVRRVLPGMQSAFIDIGLERAAFLHIVDVLEQRRNPEETQRIEHMLFEGQSVLVQVIKDPINTKGARLSTQISLAGRFLVHLPQEDHIGVSQRIEDDAERSSLRERLNKLLPENACRGYIIRTNAENATDEQLQSDIDYLTKVWEHIQEQAKIQPPETLLYQDLPLSLRVLRDMVGCDTQKILVDSTVNHGRMTRFAEQYVHGALGRIELFKGERPLFETHNVEQEISRALQPRVNLNFGSYLIIESTEAMTTIDVNTGGFVGARNFDETIFRTNLEACHTIARELRLRNLGGIIIIDFIDMAQESHREAVLQELAKALAFDRTRITLHGFTHLGLVELTRKRSRENLNQVLCEPCPSCQGRGRLKTPQTVCYEIQREIVREARRYDAESFRILAAPNVIDLFLDEESQSLAMLIDFIGKPISLAVETAYTQEQYDIVLM
- the grxC gene encoding glutaredoxin 3, giving the protein MQTVTMYTGPFCPYCTMAKRLLHAAGVGHIDEIRVDASPEAFAEMQQLSGQRSVPQIFIGETHVGGFTDLYRLQQEGGLDGLLNP
- the secB gene encoding protein-export chaperone SecB — encoded protein: MSEELQPVFSIERLYVKDLSLEVPHAPQIFLEQGEPEVDMRVSTGSQKLEDGYYNVDVTVTVTAKLDNERTMFLNEVTQSGIFRLENIPEEDADLLLGVACPNILFPYAREAVSGTVTRAGFPPVLLAPINFEAIYQQQQEAEAAGA
- the recG gene encoding ATP-dependent DNA helicase RecG, producing MMSPETQKQLKITDVSAKKLDKLNLHTAWDLVLHLPLRYEDETHIMPIKDAPIGVPCQVEGEVIHQEVTFKPRKQLIVQIADGSGSVLFLRFIHFYAGHQKQMAVGKRIRAVGEIKHGFYGDEMIHPKIRDAESSGLAESLTPIYPTVNGLNQPTLRRIIQTALDVTPLHDTLPDALLCRLELPHLAESLRLLHAPPPSFTIHQLSDGALPAWQRLKFDELLAQQLSMRLARQKRIGGSAAALRGNGVLTQALRRALPFALTDAQENVLAEVQTDMAQTHPMHRLLQGDVGSGKTIVAALSALTAIESGAQVAVMAPTEILAEQHFIKFKQWLEPLGIEVVRLFGSLRKKAKDEAKAKLADGSVKIAVGTHALFSDGVAFHNLGLTIVDEQHRFGVAQRLALKNKGREVHQLMMSATPIPRTLAMSFFADLDVSVIDELPPGRTPIKTRLVNNVRRAEVEGFVLNTCRKGRQAYWVCPLIEESETLQLQTAAETLARLQTALPELNIGLVHGRMKAAEKAEVMARFSSGELNVLVATTVIEVGVDVPNAALMVIEHAERMGLAQLHQLRGRVGRGAAESVCVLLFAESLGELAKARLKVIYEHTDGFEIARQDLNIRGPGEFLGARQSGVPMLRFAKLEEDLHLLEQARETAPMLIEQNPEIVEAHLARWLSGRERYLGV